The Pseudomonas triclosanedens genome has a window encoding:
- a CDS encoding FAD-dependent monooxygenase — translation MIDIPVLISGAGPVGMTLALNLSRLGVRSVLLNDRRETTSHPKLDVVNCRSMEIFRQLGLAERIRAAGNPVDANQYSALAASASGPFYSVMSDRHLIYQPVSQAEQAIRACRDGSLPLESMQRIAQMYLEPVLMAEVEADPNIELRMGWRLYGFEQSSTGVVALAHEVDSGESQQFFAQYLVGCDGPNSRVRNFLNIDYDGTRDLVGELFIIHLRSDEIAGLFPNAQPYWHTWLTRPGFGGLLVSPDASRNDYVLHRPFAPRPGESLESVIDSALGVKLNYQIVQSGPWRPQFLVARSFGRQRVFIAGDATHQFMPTGGLGMNTGVAEAHNLAWKLAACLAGWGGPRLLESYEAERLPVARRNRDHVKKCAAATFEAQMQVDHALLADGPVGDAARLAAGREFERKVSRLYESLGVEIGYRYHGSPVIEVDTASEPPYEEIHYNPTTWSGARLPSGFREDGTALFDQLSRTGFTLLAFGADASSCVPLQEAARECGVPLEVLPIHEKDLGALYERRFVLVRPDQHVCWRGDSLPVDCYSLFNRLRGAR, via the coding sequence ATGATCGACATCCCCGTTCTCATCAGCGGCGCCGGCCCCGTGGGCATGACCCTGGCGCTGAATCTCAGCCGCCTGGGCGTGCGCTCGGTTCTGCTCAACGACCGTCGGGAAACCACCAGCCATCCCAAGCTGGACGTGGTGAACTGCCGTTCGATGGAAATCTTCCGCCAACTGGGCCTGGCCGAGCGCATCCGCGCTGCCGGCAACCCGGTGGATGCCAACCAGTATTCGGCGCTGGCGGCTTCCGCCAGTGGGCCGTTCTATTCGGTGATGTCCGACCGCCACCTGATCTATCAGCCGGTCAGCCAGGCCGAGCAGGCAATCCGTGCCTGCCGCGACGGCAGCCTGCCGCTGGAGTCGATGCAGCGTATCGCGCAGATGTACCTGGAGCCGGTGCTGATGGCGGAGGTCGAGGCCGACCCCAACATCGAGCTGCGCATGGGTTGGCGCCTCTACGGCTTCGAGCAGAGCTCCACCGGGGTCGTGGCCCTGGCCCATGAGGTGGATAGCGGTGAGTCGCAGCAGTTCTTCGCCCAGTATCTGGTGGGTTGCGACGGCCCCAACAGCCGTGTGCGCAACTTCCTCAACATCGATTACGACGGCACGCGGGACCTGGTTGGCGAGTTGTTCATCATTCACCTGCGCTCGGACGAGATCGCCGGGCTGTTCCCCAACGCCCAGCCGTACTGGCACACCTGGCTGACCCGTCCGGGTTTCGGTGGCCTGCTGGTGTCGCCCGATGCCAGCCGTAACGACTATGTGCTGCACAGGCCCTTCGCGCCGCGTCCGGGAGAGTCGCTGGAGAGCGTGATCGACAGCGCCCTGGGTGTGAAGCTGAACTACCAGATCGTGCAATCCGGGCCGTGGCGTCCGCAATTCCTGGTGGCGCGTTCATTCGGCCGGCAGCGGGTGTTCATCGCCGGCGACGCTACCCACCAGTTCATGCCCACAGGCGGCCTGGGCATGAATACCGGGGTGGCGGAAGCGCACAACCTCGCCTGGAAGCTTGCCGCCTGCCTGGCCGGTTGGGGCGGGCCCCGGCTGCTGGAGAGCTACGAAGCGGAGCGCCTGCCAGTGGCGCGGCGCAACCGCGACCACGTGAAGAAATGCGCGGCGGCGACCTTCGAGGCGCAGATGCAGGTGGACCACGCCCTGCTCGCCGATGGGCCGGTTGGCGACGCGGCACGCCTGGCCGCGGGCCGCGAGTTCGAGCGCAAGGTGTCGCGGCTCTACGAATCGCTGGGTGTGGAGATCGGCTATCGCTACCACGGCTCGCCGGTGATCGAGGTCGACACCGCCAGCGAGCCGCCCTACGAGGAAATCCACTACAACCCTACAACCTGGTCGGGTGCGCGCCTGCCCAGCGGATTCCGCGAGGATGGCACGGCGCTGTTCGACCAGTTGTCCCGCACTGGCTTCACCCTGCTGGCGTTCGGCGCAGATGCTTCCTCCTGCGTGCCGCTGCAGGAGGCCGCCCGTGAGTGCGGGGTGCCGCTGGAAGTGCTGCCGATCCATGAGAAAGACCTGGGTGCGCTGTACGAGCGGCGCTTCGTGCTGGTGCGCCCGGACCAGCATGTGTGCTGGCGTGGCGACAGCCTGCCGGTCGATTGCTACTCGCTGTTCAACCGCCTGCGCGGAGCCCGCTGA